One genomic window of Haloferax mediterranei ATCC 33500 includes the following:
- a CDS encoding antitoxin VapB family protein, translating into MATKTITVTEEAYERLRAMKRGDESFTDVLLRVTGGEEDVMKGFGSWKESGLREAVEDAQEEFDEDFENRQASL; encoded by the coding sequence ATGGCAACGAAGACAATCACTGTGACCGAGGAAGCGTACGAGCGACTTCGTGCGATGAAGCGCGGTGACGAGAGCTTCACTGACGTTCTTCTTCGAGTCACTGGAGGAGAGGAAGACGTAATGAAGGGCTTCGGTTCGTGGAAAGAGTCGGGCCTTCGTGAGGCAGTGGAAGACGCTCAAGAGGAGTTTGACGAAGACTTCGAGAATCGACAGGCATCACTGTGA
- a CDS encoding L-threonylcarbamoyladenylate synthase, translating into MSDDDVKQAADAIRRGEAVVYPTETVYGMGADATNPDAIERVFDIKGRDRDKPLSAGFPDVDAALEYVVVDDREVAFMRRFLPGPVTVVVERRDSLPDVLVSGRDRVGVRVPDHDLALDFFEQAGTPVTATSANRSGTGSITNPSQLSDEIREAVAFVLDGGTTPGTESTVVDPGRGIIHRRGAMADEIEAWLETHADSEPEA; encoded by the coding sequence ATGAGTGACGACGACGTGAAACAGGCTGCCGACGCCATTCGCCGTGGCGAGGCGGTCGTCTACCCGACCGAGACGGTTTACGGGATGGGGGCGGATGCGACGAACCCGGACGCCATCGAACGCGTCTTCGACATCAAGGGACGCGACCGGGACAAACCGCTCTCAGCTGGCTTTCCGGACGTTGACGCCGCGCTCGAATACGTCGTCGTCGACGACCGCGAGGTGGCCTTCATGCGTCGGTTCCTCCCCGGTCCGGTGACTGTCGTCGTCGAGCGCCGCGACAGTCTCCCAGACGTGCTCGTCTCCGGCCGCGACCGCGTCGGCGTTCGCGTGCCCGACCACGACCTCGCACTCGACTTCTTCGAGCAGGCCGGAACACCCGTAACCGCCACCAGCGCGAACCGCTCCGGAACGGGCAGCATCACCAACCCGTCGCAACTTTCCGACGAAATCCGCGAGGCCGTCGCGTTCGTCCTCGACGGCGGAACCACACCCGGCACCGAGAGCACCGTCGTCGACCCCGGCCGTGGAATCATTCACCGTCGCGGGGCGATGGCGGATGAGATCGAGGCGTGGCTCGAAACGCACGCTGATTCGGAACCCGAAGCGTAA
- a CDS encoding spermidine synthase, with protein MNSTPEFPSLRVTRPELAVFVSGITSMGLEILAGRMVAPEFGSSIYTWGSIIGVFLAALSLGYYRGGKQATQASNETLVRVFVATAAYIAGVIFLGDLFLQSTASLPLPSRFASLPAVTLLFGPPTYLLGYVSPYAAELSGQSEVGAASGHVYAVGTVGSILGAFATTYLLIPSLSVTDIGLVFGLLSVGTALALARPNIGQEAAVWSVGIVVILLVAATTGGIGLDSRGTTVYHTQTAYQELRVSDADGVRTLYLDGQPHSAMDLSDPTRHVFDYTSYFHAPFLFSDDIDRVLFVGGGGFTGPRVFLETYPNVTVDVVELDPEVVAVSKEYFGVEESDRLNIYTMDGRQYLRETNETYDLIILDAYRKDKVPFELTTVEFMQLTSDRLDDNGILFANVISAPSGPASKFYRAEYKTMREVYPQVYSFPTAGSVVVQNIEVVATKNDTLVTRAELQARNQRRDIGIDLAAELTSYRNSTPTDDVPVLRDDRAPVDSLLDPMVGQRYVIQRTNETNRTETDRSATARNAAAQNAAAPR; from the coding sequence ATGAATTCGACGCCCGAATTCCCCTCGCTTCGGGTGACGCGGCCCGAACTCGCGGTGTTCGTCTCCGGCATCACCAGCATGGGACTGGAGATTCTCGCCGGACGGATGGTCGCTCCCGAGTTCGGGAGCAGCATCTACACGTGGGGGAGCATCATCGGCGTCTTCCTCGCCGCGTTGAGTCTGGGCTACTACCGCGGCGGGAAGCAGGCCACACAGGCGTCGAACGAAACACTCGTGCGCGTGTTCGTCGCGACGGCGGCCTACATCGCTGGCGTCATTTTCCTCGGCGACCTGTTCTTACAGTCGACGGCCAGTCTTCCGCTTCCCAGTCGATTCGCGTCGTTGCCGGCGGTCACGCTCCTCTTCGGCCCACCGACCTACCTTCTCGGGTACGTCAGTCCCTACGCCGCGGAACTCTCCGGTCAGTCGGAGGTCGGTGCCGCGTCGGGGCACGTCTACGCCGTCGGTACCGTCGGGAGCATTCTCGGTGCGTTCGCCACGACCTATCTGCTCATCCCGTCGCTGAGCGTCACCGACATCGGACTGGTGTTTGGCCTCCTGTCGGTTGGCACGGCGCTCGCGCTTGCTCGGCCTAACATCGGACAGGAAGCGGCCGTCTGGAGCGTCGGCATCGTCGTCATTCTGCTCGTCGCCGCGACGACCGGCGGTATCGGACTCGACTCCCGCGGCACCACCGTCTACCACACACAGACCGCCTATCAGGAGCTTCGCGTCTCGGACGCCGACGGCGTTCGAACGCTCTACCTCGACGGCCAACCTCACAGCGCGATGGACCTCTCGGACCCGACCAGACACGTCTTCGACTACACGTCGTATTTCCACGCCCCGTTTCTCTTCTCCGACGACATCGACCGAGTGTTGTTCGTCGGCGGCGGCGGCTTTACCGGTCCCCGCGTATTTCTGGAGACCTACCCGAACGTGACCGTCGACGTGGTGGAACTCGACCCCGAGGTGGTGGCTGTCTCGAAGGAGTACTTCGGCGTCGAGGAGTCCGACCGCCTGAACATCTACACGATGGACGGCCGGCAGTACCTCCGCGAGACGAACGAGACGTACGACCTCATCATCCTCGACGCCTACCGGAAGGACAAGGTCCCGTTCGAGTTGACGACGGTCGAGTTCATGCAACTCACGTCCGACCGCCTCGACGACAATGGCATCCTCTTTGCAAACGTCATTTCTGCGCCCAGCGGTCCCGCCTCGAAGTTCTACCGCGCGGAGTACAAGACGATGCGCGAGGTGTACCCGCAGGTCTACAGTTTCCCCACCGCGGGGAGCGTCGTCGTCCAGAACATCGAGGTCGTAGCGACGAAAAACGACACGCTCGTCACCCGAGCGGAGTTGCAGGCGCGGAATCAACGACGCGACATCGGTATCGACCTCGCGGCCGAACTCACGTCGTACCGAAATTCGACACCGACCGACGACGTACCGGTTCTCCGCGACGACCGCGCACCGGTCGACAGCCTCTTGGACCCGATGGTCGGCCAGCGCTACGTCATCCAGCGGACGAACGAGACGAATCGAACGGAAACCGACCGAAGCGCAACTGCGCGCAACGCGGCCGCACAGAACGCCGCCGCACCCCGATAG
- a CDS encoding CRISPR-associated protein Cas4, producing MSSLVAASDLARAAYCPRQLYYARRDEDRGPPPRVNEIRALAFEYPKHLAANDDELAHYPLAVPPDEYRENLRRLRERDDWDALSSPIDRDVLLTGKDCRGVAHKLGGDPVVPSLISSGEPPERGVWEPQRVRAVALAKALSWERETSVSRALVEYPTVGVVRTVRLTTGNKAAYRRALQIARELDFVPPRLRDSSKCDECAYREQCGVKTRSLRSRLGW from the coding sequence ATGTCGTCGCTCGTCGCCGCCTCGGACCTCGCCCGTGCCGCCTACTGTCCGCGGCAACTCTATTACGCCCGCCGCGACGAAGACCGAGGACCGCCGCCGCGAGTCAACGAAATCCGCGCTCTCGCATTCGAGTACCCGAAGCACCTCGCCGCCAACGACGACGAACTCGCGCACTATCCGCTCGCTGTGCCGCCAGACGAGTACCGCGAGAATCTACGTCGGCTCCGCGAACGGGACGACTGGGATGCGCTTTCGTCACCCATCGACCGAGACGTACTCCTCACGGGGAAAGACTGCCGAGGCGTCGCGCACAAACTCGGCGGCGACCCGGTCGTACCATCTCTCATTTCGTCCGGTGAGCCACCGGAACGCGGGGTGTGGGAACCGCAGCGGGTCAGAGCCGTCGCGCTTGCGAAGGCGCTCTCGTGGGAGCGCGAAACGTCGGTGTCGCGGGCGTTGGTCGAGTATCCGACCGTCGGCGTCGTTAGAACCGTCCGACTCACGACGGGGAACAAGGCCGCGTATCGACGGGCGCTCCAAATCGCTCGCGAACTCGATTTCGTCCCGCCGCGATTGCGGGATTCATCGAAGTGCGACGAATGCGCCTATCGAGAGCAGTGTGGAGTGAAAACGCGGTCGTTACGGTCGCGTCTGGGCTGGTAG
- a CDS encoding type II toxin-antitoxin system VapC family toxin, with the protein MNCLDTNALIDYLEGEQAIAEFLEESQQPYFAPTVALHKVFVGGARLRGSDGVESTRDGLDWLESLPLTIDGAAEAAKIDAELHANGTPIGALDTLIAGVVREAGGTLVTADSHFDHVDGLVTVNYRE; encoded by the coding sequence GTGAACTGCCTCGACACGAACGCTCTCATTGACTACTTGGAGGGAGAGCAAGCTATCGCGGAGTTCCTCGAAGAAAGCCAGCAACCATACTTCGCTCCGACGGTCGCGCTGCACAAGGTGTTTGTTGGGGGTGCGAGACTACGCGGATCGGACGGTGTCGAAAGTACACGCGACGGGTTGGACTGGTTAGAGTCACTCCCACTTACCATCGATGGCGCTGCAGAAGCGGCGAAGATTGACGCGGAACTCCATGCTAACGGGACACCCATCGGCGCACTGGATACGCTCATCGCGGGTGTCGTTCGTGAGGCGGGGGGAACGCTCGTCACCGCAGACAGCCATTTCGACCACGTCGATGGACTAGTGACGGTTAATTACCGAGAGTAG
- a CDS encoding cupin domain-containing protein, with the protein MSDSQPNPVVKRSTDIEYESVGAADGMAKGVLLSDDDGAPNFAIRRFVLDAGASVPKHTNEVEHEQYVLSGQYVVGIDDEEYEVEAGDSLLIPAGVVHWYRNESDEDGSFLCAVPNGDDTIELTDES; encoded by the coding sequence ATGAGCGATTCCCAACCCAACCCAGTTGTAAAACGAAGCACGGATATCGAGTACGAGTCAGTGGGTGCGGCTGACGGGATGGCGAAAGGCGTCCTCCTCTCCGACGACGACGGCGCGCCGAACTTCGCCATCAGACGGTTCGTCCTCGACGCTGGCGCGTCGGTTCCGAAACACACCAACGAGGTCGAACACGAACAGTACGTCCTCTCGGGACAGTATGTCGTCGGCATCGACGACGAGGAGTACGAGGTCGAAGCGGGTGACTCGCTTCTCATTCCCGCTGGCGTCGTCCACTGGTACCGAAACGAGTCCGACGAGGACGGCTCGTTCCTCTGTGCTGTGCCGAACGGTGACGACACCATCGAACTCACCGACGAGTCCTGA
- a CDS encoding hemolysin family protein — protein MGLPPLLPLPATLLAAAQVSDLPVGDNTITALGVAAIIVLIGLSAFFSSSEIAMFSLAKHRVDSMVEDGVPGADRVKALKDDPHRLLVTILVGNNIANIAMSSISTGLLVFVGFQQGEAVAIATFGITAIVLLFGESAPKSYAVENTESWSLRIARPLKYAELLLLPLVVFFDYLTRVINKITGGQTAIETTYVTRDEIQNLIETGEREGVIEEEEREMLDRIFRFNSTIAKEVMTPRLDMTAVPKDATIDEAIETCVQADHERVPVYDGNLDNIIGIANIRNLVREQYYGERGVTIADIVSPTLHVPESKNVDELMAEMQDTRMQMVIVIDEFGTTEGLITLEDMVEEIVGDILEGDEEEPFEEVDENTVLVRGEVNIDEVNEILDIDLPEGEEFETLAGFIFNRAGRLVEEGEEITYDNIVIRIEQVDNTRIMKARIQTNVGVEDAENDGDVDDEEAEVEPDT, from the coding sequence ATGGGCTTGCCGCCGCTACTACCACTTCCAGCTACGTTACTCGCGGCCGCACAGGTCTCGGACCTCCCCGTTGGCGACAATACAATCACCGCACTCGGGGTGGCCGCGATTATCGTACTCATCGGACTCTCGGCATTCTTTTCCTCCTCCGAGATTGCGATGTTCTCGCTGGCGAAACACCGCGTCGACTCGATGGTCGAGGACGGAGTCCCCGGCGCAGATCGGGTGAAAGCGCTCAAGGACGACCCTCACCGCCTCCTCGTGACCATCCTGGTCGGAAACAACATCGCCAACATCGCGATGTCCTCCATCTCGACCGGGCTGCTCGTCTTTGTCGGGTTCCAACAGGGAGAGGCCGTTGCCATCGCAACATTCGGTATTACGGCCATCGTCCTGTTGTTCGGCGAGAGTGCTCCGAAATCCTACGCGGTCGAGAACACCGAGTCCTGGTCCCTCCGCATTGCGCGCCCGCTGAAGTACGCAGAGCTACTGTTACTTCCGCTCGTCGTCTTCTTCGACTACCTGACGCGAGTCATCAACAAGATTACCGGCGGACAGACCGCCATCGAGACGACGTACGTCACCCGCGACGAGATTCAGAATCTCATCGAGACGGGCGAGCGCGAGGGTGTCATCGAAGAGGAAGAACGCGAGATGCTCGACCGCATCTTCCGCTTTAACTCGACGATTGCCAAGGAGGTCATGACGCCGCGTCTCGATATGACCGCCGTCCCGAAGGACGCGACCATCGACGAGGCCATCGAGACCTGTGTACAGGCCGACCACGAGCGAGTGCCCGTCTACGACGGTAATCTCGACAACATCATCGGTATCGCCAACATCCGAAACCTCGTCCGCGAGCAGTATTATGGTGAACGTGGCGTGACCATCGCCGATATCGTCTCGCCGACCCTCCACGTCCCCGAATCGAAGAACGTCGACGAACTCATGGCGGAGATGCAGGACACCCGGATGCAGATGGTCATCGTCATCGACGAGTTCGGGACCACTGAGGGACTTATCACGCTCGAAGACATGGTCGAGGAAATCGTCGGCGACATCCTCGAAGGCGACGAGGAAGAGCCGTTCGAGGAGGTCGACGAGAACACGGTCCTCGTCCGTGGTGAGGTCAACATCGACGAAGTCAACGAGATACTCGATATCGACCTTCCGGAAGGCGAAGAGTTCGAGACGCTCGCAGGTTTCATCTTCAACCGCGCCGGCCGCCTCGTCGAAGAGGGCGAAGAGATCACCTACGACAACATCGTCATCCGCATCGAACAGGTCGACAACACGCGCATCATGAAAGCGCGCATCCAAACTAACGTCGGCGTCGAGGACGCGGAAAACGACGGCGATGTGGACGACGAAGAAGCGGAAGTCGAACCCGACACGTAG
- a CDS encoding SLC13 family permease, whose product MVAITPGILVVFAVILVALVFFATEPVPVDVTAIGVMVTLMVIQPVSEALVSVGLLGAPITLFESYPGDALSGFANTATLTVLAMFILSEGIQRTGLVQMLGAKISSFTGDSEFRQLGATVGVVGPISGFINNTAAVAILLPMVTDLAERGKTSPSKLLLPLSYASMFGGMLTLIGTSTNILASDVYSRITGEAPISMFEFTALGAVVMAVGMVYLLTVGRRLTPARIEPRGDLTEEFEMAEYLTEVAVREDSPLVGQQVQQVLVDTEFDVDLLQLIRGDSVFLEPLGPKEIRPGDVFTLRTDRNTLVELLDMEGLDLVPDTITEDELELADEGQNLVEVVIAPGSSLVGESLATTSFRQRYDATVLALRRGGELIRRRMDNLPLRVGDTLLVQATVDSIERLDNNRNFIVAQEIERHDYRESKIPVAVGIVAGVVALAAIDFLPIVVSALLGALVMVATGCLRPTELYDAVQWDVIFLLAGVIPLGIAMENSGAAELLAEMVVMSGEFLPLLAVLGVFYFVTALLTNIISNNASVVLMIPVAIEAATTLGARPFSFVLAVMFAASTAFMTPVGYQTNLFVYGPGGYKFSDYIRVGGPLQLVLGVVTTIGVAYFFPLT is encoded by the coding sequence GTGGTAGCGATAACGCCGGGCATCCTCGTCGTTTTCGCCGTCATCCTCGTCGCGTTGGTGTTCTTTGCAACCGAACCGGTCCCCGTCGACGTGACGGCAATCGGCGTGATGGTGACGCTGATGGTGATTCAACCCGTCTCCGAGGCGCTTGTCTCGGTCGGACTCCTCGGCGCACCCATCACGCTCTTCGAGTCGTATCCGGGCGACGCGCTCTCCGGGTTCGCCAACACGGCGACACTGACCGTACTCGCGATGTTCATCCTGAGCGAAGGTATTCAGCGAACTGGCCTCGTACAGATGCTGGGTGCGAAAATTTCGTCGTTCACCGGCGACAGCGAGTTTCGACAACTCGGCGCAACCGTCGGCGTCGTCGGTCCTATCTCGGGATTCATCAACAACACCGCCGCCGTTGCGATTTTGCTGCCGATGGTAACCGACCTCGCAGAACGCGGGAAAACGTCGCCGTCGAAGCTTCTCTTACCGCTGTCGTACGCCTCGATGTTCGGTGGGATGTTGACACTTATCGGCACTTCGACCAACATTCTCGCCAGCGACGTGTACTCGCGCATCACGGGCGAAGCGCCCATCTCGATGTTCGAGTTTACCGCGCTCGGTGCGGTCGTCATGGCCGTCGGCATGGTCTATCTCCTCACCGTCGGGCGACGACTCACGCCCGCACGAATCGAACCGCGAGGCGACCTGACCGAGGAGTTCGAGATGGCCGAGTACCTGACTGAAGTCGCCGTCCGCGAGGACTCCCCACTCGTCGGGCAGCAGGTGCAGCAGGTACTCGTCGACACGGAGTTCGACGTCGACCTCCTCCAACTGATTCGCGGCGACAGCGTCTTTCTCGAACCGCTCGGGCCAAAGGAGATTCGGCCGGGCGACGTGTTCACCCTCAGAACCGACCGCAACACGCTGGTCGAACTGCTCGACATGGAGGGCCTCGACCTTGTTCCGGACACCATCACCGAGGACGAACTCGAACTCGCCGACGAGGGTCAGAACCTCGTCGAGGTCGTCATCGCGCCGGGGTCGTCGCTGGTCGGCGAGTCGCTCGCGACGACGAGTTTCAGACAGCGGTACGACGCGACGGTGCTCGCGCTCCGTCGTGGCGGCGAGTTGATTCGGCGACGGATGGACAACCTCCCGCTTCGCGTCGGTGACACGCTTCTCGTACAGGCAACCGTCGACAGTATCGAACGCCTCGACAACAATCGCAACTTCATCGTCGCCCAAGAAATCGAACGCCACGACTACCGCGAGTCGAAGATTCCGGTCGCCGTCGGCATCGTCGCGGGCGTCGTCGCACTCGCCGCGATTGACTTCCTTCCCATCGTCGTTTCGGCGTTGCTCGGAGCCCTGGTGATGGTTGCCACCGGGTGTCTCCGACCGACCGAGCTGTACGACGCAGTCCAGTGGGACGTTATCTTCCTCTTGGCTGGCGTCATCCCGCTCGGCATCGCGATGGAGAACTCCGGGGCCGCAGAACTCCTCGCGGAGATGGTCGTGATGAGTGGTGAGTTCCTCCCGCTGCTTGCAGTGCTCGGGGTGTTCTACTTCGTGACGGCGCTGTTGACGAACATCATCTCGAACAACGCGAGCGTCGTGCTCATGATTCCGGTCGCCATCGAGGCCGCGACGACGCTCGGCGCGCGACCCTTCTCGTTCGTCCTCGCGGTCATGTTCGCCGCGTCGACGGCGTTCATGACGCCGGTGGGCTACCAGACGAATCTCTTCGTCTACGGGCCGGGCGGATACAAGTTCTCGGACTATATCCGCGTTGGCGGCCCGCTCCAGTTGGTTCTCGGGGTTGTGACGACGATTGGGGTGGCGTATTTCTTCCCCCTGACGTGA
- a CDS encoding SHOCT domain-containing protein translates to MTLGVVRQANAAPDATPFTEPQTDEVSESSTETPVETLRRRYAEGELSDDAFQRRLDNLLETESLGRDETEPERVFE, encoded by the coding sequence TTGACGCTCGGCGTCGTCCGGCAAGCGAATGCGGCACCCGATGCGACGCCATTCACCGAACCCCAAACTGATGAGGTGTCCGAATCATCGACCGAGACCCCGGTCGAAACGCTTCGACGACGATACGCGGAAGGTGAACTCAGCGACGACGCGTTCCAACGACGACTCGATAACCTCCTCGAAACCGAATCGTTGGGCCGGGACGAGACTGAGCCTGAACGCGTATTCGAGTGA
- a CDS encoding DEAD/DEAH box helicase — protein MSKQVTRVDTVFLHQTGDDYLVVARRDGKRVLRGKLELKETNAGPRPLRFLVIRKGEESPRDPSQFVELARSAARIRISQQTPKNAREELKEMLDGYQLEAVAVRTCRRCAVNGRYSPITDDTAIKAEHEHVCRDCAVRELEQELSFAGGLTQAAQERLEELLYETGDLTRITNLLQGELDPDLTKFDTISATTEDIDLVETDTLDLHPNLKSMLTERFDTLLPVQSLAIDNGLLDGDDQLVVSATATGKTLVGELAGIDRMLKGNGKMLFLVPLVALANQKHEDFQDRYGHLGKVTIRVGASRINDDGNRFDPNADIIVGTYEGIDHALRTGKDLGDIGTVVIDEVHTLKEEERGHRLDGMISRLKHFCEERAERRDEYDGAQWIYLSATVGNPKWLAENLRANLVEYEDRPVPIERHVTFADGQEKPRIENRLVRQAFDTKSSKGYRGQTIIFTNSRRRCHEIARKIDYNAAPYHAGLDYKQRKRVERQFANQDLAAVVTTAALAAGVDFPASQVIFDTLAMGIEWLSVQEFSQMLGRAGRPDYHDKGVVYLLVEPDTSYHNTMEMTEDEVAFKLLKGEMEEVRTVYDESAAVEETLANIVVAGKKAKALNTRMLGEIPTTHTVGKLLEWDFIDGLDPTPLGLAVTKQFLSPNEAFRILDGIRKGYSPYEIIADLELDEEGR, from the coding sequence GTGTCTAAACAGGTCACCCGCGTCGACACGGTCTTTCTCCATCAGACGGGGGACGACTATCTCGTCGTCGCCCGCCGGGATGGAAAGCGGGTGCTCCGCGGAAAACTCGAACTCAAAGAGACGAACGCGGGGCCCCGACCGCTCCGATTTCTCGTGATTCGGAAGGGAGAAGAATCACCGCGCGACCCGAGTCAGTTCGTCGAACTCGCCCGGTCAGCTGCTCGAATCCGCATCTCACAGCAGACGCCGAAAAACGCCCGCGAGGAACTCAAAGAGATGCTCGACGGCTACCAGCTTGAGGCTGTCGCGGTGCGGACCTGCCGTCGGTGTGCAGTTAACGGCCGGTATTCGCCAATTACTGACGATACGGCCATCAAAGCCGAACACGAGCACGTCTGCCGTGACTGCGCAGTCCGCGAACTCGAACAGGAACTGTCGTTCGCAGGTGGCCTCACGCAGGCGGCCCAAGAACGCCTCGAAGAACTCCTCTACGAGACGGGCGACCTGACCCGTATCACGAACCTGCTGCAGGGCGAGTTGGACCCCGACCTGACGAAGTTCGACACCATCAGTGCGACGACGGAAGACATCGACTTGGTCGAGACGGACACACTCGACCTCCACCCGAATCTGAAGTCGATGCTGACAGAGCGGTTCGACACGCTGCTTCCGGTCCAGAGTCTCGCTATCGACAACGGACTGCTCGACGGCGACGACCAACTCGTGGTGAGCGCCACCGCGACCGGGAAGACGCTCGTCGGCGAACTCGCCGGTATCGACCGGATGCTCAAAGGGAACGGAAAGATGCTCTTTCTCGTCCCCCTCGTCGCGCTCGCGAACCAGAAACACGAGGACTTTCAGGACCGCTACGGCCACCTCGGCAAGGTGACGATTCGCGTCGGAGCCAGCCGAATCAACGACGACGGCAACCGCTTCGACCCAAACGCCGACATCATCGTCGGCACCTACGAGGGAATCGACCATGCCCTCCGGACGGGAAAAGACCTCGGCGACATCGGGACCGTCGTTATCGACGAGGTACACACGCTGAAGGAAGAAGAGCGAGGCCACCGCCTCGACGGGATGATTTCCCGGCTCAAGCATTTCTGTGAGGAGCGGGCCGAGCGACGAGACGAGTACGACGGCGCGCAGTGGATTTACCTCTCTGCGACGGTCGGGAACCCGAAGTGGTTGGCGGAGAATCTCCGAGCTAACCTCGTCGAGTACGAAGACCGGCCGGTTCCCATCGAGCGACACGTCACCTTCGCCGACGGGCAAGAAAAACCCCGAATCGAAAACCGCCTTGTCAGGCAGGCGTTCGACACGAAATCGTCGAAGGGATACCGCGGGCAGACGATTATCTTCACCAACTCGCGGCGGCGCTGTCACGAGATTGCGCGAAAAATCGACTACAACGCCGCGCCGTATCACGCCGGATTAGACTACAAACAGCGAAAGCGCGTCGAACGCCAGTTCGCCAATCAAGACCTCGCTGCCGTCGTGACCACGGCGGCGCTGGCCGCCGGTGTCGACTTCCCGGCGTCGCAAGTCATCTTCGACACGCTGGCGATGGGTATCGAGTGGCTCTCAGTACAGGAGTTCAGCCAGATGCTCGGTCGTGCCGGTCGACCCGACTACCACGACAAGGGCGTCGTCTACCTACTGGTCGAACCCGACACCAGCTATCACAACACGATGGAGATGACCGAGGACGAAGTCGCGTTCAAACTCCTCAAAGGCGAGATGGAGGAGGTCAGAACGGTCTACGACGAGTCCGCGGCCGTCGAAGAGACCTTGGCGAACATCGTCGTCGCCGGCAAGAAGGCGAAGGCGCTCAACACCCGGATGCTCGGCGAGATTCCGACTACGCACACGGTCGGGAAACTTCTCGAATGGGACTTTATCGACGGACTCGACCCGACGCCGCTCGGTCTCGCCGTCACGAAACAGTTCCTCTCGCCGAACGAGGCGTTCCGCATCCTCGACGGTATTAGAAAGGGCTACTCGCCGTACGAAATCATCGCCGACCTCGAACTCGACGAAGAAGGACGATAA
- a CDS encoding redoxin domain-containing protein: MFDFDIVDLPDHDAPAVGDTAPDFTRPLVNDEYWENASLSDVTDDGPVLLVFHTMDGAFPSTYIWNNLRDRDVPEAVQAVGVSISSPYEHKTFLKEREVDARFFSDPAAGIATEYGIENDLDGMAGITEHRPALFLLDEERTVQYAWVADQWPDFPDYDEVADAVSDL; encoded by the coding sequence ATGTTCGACTTCGATATCGTCGACCTCCCCGACCACGACGCGCCCGCGGTCGGTGACACAGCACCTGATTTCACGCGTCCGCTCGTCAACGACGAGTACTGGGAGAACGCGTCCCTGTCGGACGTGACCGACGACGGCCCGGTTCTTCTCGTCTTCCACACGATGGACGGCGCGTTCCCCTCGACGTACATCTGGAATAACCTTCGCGACCGCGACGTTCCTGAAGCGGTCCAAGCGGTCGGCGTCTCCATTTCGTCGCCCTACGAGCACAAGACGTTCCTCAAAGAGCGCGAGGTTGACGCCCGATTCTTCTCCGACCCGGCCGCCGGAATTGCCACCGAGTACGGCATCGAAAACGACCTCGACGGGATGGCCGGTATCACCGAACACCGGCCTGCTCTCTTCCTCCTCGATGAGGAGCGAACAGTCCAGTACGCGTGGGTCGCAGACCAGTGGCCCGACTTCCCGGACTACGACGAGGTTGCCGACGCCGTTTCGGACCTGTAG
- a CDS encoding glutaredoxin family protein has protein sequence MSDDQPAITLYRLQACPFCERVVRVLDDKGLDYQSRFVEAMHSDRDVVKRISGKRTVPAIVDENTGVTMSESANIVEYLENTYEEAA, from the coding sequence ATGTCCGACGACCAACCGGCGATTACGCTGTATCGGTTGCAGGCGTGCCCGTTCTGCGAGCGCGTCGTTCGCGTTCTCGACGACAAAGGTCTCGACTACCAGTCGCGGTTCGTCGAAGCCATGCACTCCGACCGCGACGTGGTCAAGCGCATCTCGGGGAAGCGAACCGTCCCGGCCATCGTCGACGAGAACACCGGCGTTACGATGTCCGAGTCGGCGAATATCGTCGAATACCTCGAAAACACCTACGAGGAGGCCGCGTGA